The window TTCCGATCAATGGACCACGTTTATAGACACAGGGGAAAAATTTACCGATCCGGATCACCGCTACTCCCAGGATCTAAATATCTTCGGCCGGGGGTCGTTATATCAAAAAGTGAACGCGGCCACTTCTTTATTAGGCAAAGAAAGTCTGGCAAAATTATTGAGCAAAGAATCATCCCTGCAGGAAATCGCTCTGCGTCAACCGGCCGTCCAGGAGCTGGGGCGTAAACTGGATTGGCGTCAGCATTTTCAGGCCATCGGTATGGGCAATGAAGGCCAGGATTTTGATCCAATTCCTTTATTTAAGTGGGCTGAGGAAGAGGCCATCTTAATCAATAAAAAAACCACTTCTTTTATCTGGCTGCTGCCGCTGCTCACCCTGACTTTATTTATTTTAGCGGGAACCCGACAGGTATCGGTCTATGTTGCCATCCTACCGTTAATTGCTCAAATTCTCATTGTAGTGTATTGTGAGAAATTTATTCCCCAGGTGTTTAGAAGGACGCAAAGTGCCGTGTCCCATCTGGAGCGATATTCTTCTTTGTTGAGCCATATTGAGCGGGAAAACTTTCAATCCCCCCTACTGCTGGATTTAAAGGACAAGTTGTTAACTCAACAGCAGGCTTCCCGGCAGATCCAGGCCCTGGCTAAAATTGCCGACCGGATTAATCTTCGCTATTCACCCTTTGTCTACTTATTGATCAATATAACCACCTTGTGGGATTTATCTACCCTGAGGAAGCTGGAACAATGGAAACAGCAGGCCGGACCGTCTTTAAAGGGCTGGTTTCAGGTCGTTGGGGAACTGGAGGCTTTGGCCAGCCTGGCTATTTTGGCTCATGATCATCCGGAGTGGGTTTATCCGGTGGTTACCGAAGGCAAGCCCAGCTTTGCGGCAACAGACCTGGGCCACCCGTTAATCAGCAAGAACTCCCGGGTTCATAACGATGTTTCCTTAGCCATTCCCGGCACCATCTTTGTAATCACCGGATCAAACATGTCGGGCAAAAGCACCCTGTTAAGAACCATTGGTATTAATTTAGTGCTTGCTTATGCCGGAGCTCCCGTGTGTGCTAAAAATATGAAATGTTCTTTGATGAAAATTTACACCAGCATGCAGGTACACGATAATCTTGAGCAAAAAACTTCTACCTTTTATGCGGAATTGAAGCGGGTTAAAATGGTCATTGATTCCGCCAAGGACAAAAAACCGATGATTTTTTTGCTGGATGAAATTTTTAAAGGAACCAACTCCAAGGATCGCATCTTTGGGGCTAAAACCGTAATTAAAAACTTGTCTAGACTGTCGACCATTGGTCTGGTGACCACCCATGATTTAGAACTGGGCACATTGGCGGATGAAGATCCTGAATTCATTAAAAACTATCATTTCACAGATAAAATTGTGAATGGCCAAATCACCTTTGACTATTGTTTAAAACCGGGTATTTCTCAAAACACCAATGCCATTGCTTTAATGAAGCTCATTGGTATTGAGGTCTGAAACAGACAAATAACAGCGAACAACCGCCTAGAAGAAACAGAACACCGATTTAACGGATAATAAGGATTCTTACGGATTTAATTGATTAAAAATCCGTAAGAATCCGTGAAATCTGTAAAATCCGTGTTCTATTGTTTTTAGAAATAAGGCCTCGAAAAGTCTGTGTTTGCACAGTCCTTTTTATTTTTTATATTGTTTTTGTTTCCTTTATCCTTTTGATAGAAATGGTTGATGGATTAATAATATATTAGAAAGATATGCCAATAATGCATTTAAATACATATTAATATTATATTAATAAATAACTTGCTAACGAAATATTGTGTTATAATAACTATGGTTCGGGTTTCTGTTAATTAGAAGTTTTTGAGTAAAGAACGCACTAAAATTGGAGGGAGTATGTGCATGAAAAAGAGACTTAGTATCCTGTTAGCAGTAATTTTTGTGTTTTCTTCCTGTTCCGCAGCTCTGGCCGCTACGTCGGTATCGGTGAGCAAATCCTATTATTTTGCAGATAATTATAGTTACAGGGATTATAAGGACTATAAGGACTACAAGGATGTAGCGGAAAAAAGCATTTTTATTCGTTACTCTATTGGCAAAAACGGCAAGATAACAGCCAACTATCCTAATAATGCGACCTTTTATGTACAGCCTAACACCAAGATTTATTTATATCGTGATGATTCCTATGGCTCTGGCGGCAAAATTTCTATAAGCAATTCGAAAGTACTAAGATCCTATGGCTCCGGCGTTTACAAAGCCATTGCATCCGGAACCAGTAAAATCACAATTTATAATAACAACTGGGGTAAGGCCTTTTCACTGAATGTGGTTGTAAAAGGCCGGGATTATACAAATTATTACCCCGACAAAAATGTAAGCACCAGCCATGTTTATAAAGTTGGAACGGTCAATGGTGTAGCCATCTATGTACCGGAAGAAGAGCTTTATAAATATCTTAATAAATAAGCTAACTAGAGAAAAGGTCTGAGAATCCTTAATTGGATTCTCAGACCTCAGACTGTCAAAGAACCTCGTTTCAAACGAAAGAAACGGGGTTCTTGATATAAAAGAGAAAGAAGTGAAGAGAAGAG is drawn from Desulforamulus ruminis DSM 2154 and contains these coding sequences:
- a CDS encoding MutS family DNA mismatch repair protein, whose product is MADKIESIYQTRKADFEDQLAHEKKKDNTLVLFRGLIGLIIVAILVFGYFYQLSYYLFYPVPLILLFLILVVKHQGIRNKITYLIKMIQINEAALLRLSDQWTTFIDTGEKFTDPDHRYSQDLNIFGRGSLYQKVNAATSLLGKESLAKLLSKESSLQEIALRQPAVQELGRKLDWRQHFQAIGMGNEGQDFDPIPLFKWAEEEAILINKKTTSFIWLLPLLTLTLFILAGTRQVSVYVAILPLIAQILIVVYCEKFIPQVFRRTQSAVSHLERYSSLLSHIERENFQSPLLLDLKDKLLTQQQASRQIQALAKIADRINLRYSPFVYLLINITTLWDLSTLRKLEQWKQQAGPSLKGWFQVVGELEALASLAILAHDHPEWVYPVVTEGKPSFAATDLGHPLISKNSRVHNDVSLAIPGTIFVITGSNMSGKSTLLRTIGINLVLAYAGAPVCAKNMKCSLMKIYTSMQVHDNLEQKTSTFYAELKRVKMVIDSAKDKKPMIFLLDEIFKGTNSKDRIFGAKTVIKNLSRLSTIGLVTTHDLELGTLADEDPEFIKNYHFTDKIVNGQITFDYCLKPGISQNTNAIALMKLIGIEV